The Apibacter raozihei genome contains a region encoding:
- a CDS encoding aldo/keto reductase, with product MKIRRLGNSGLTVSEIGMGCMNLSFGTGEAANINEGIQIIRDAYDQGITFFDTAEAYGPFTNEELVGKALEPIRKKVVIATKFGMISENGGLNSRPDHIRKVVEASLKRLKTDYIDLLYQHRVDPNVPIEDVAGTVKDLVQEGKVIYFGLSEAGTNTIEKAHAVHPVTAVQNQYSIWTREPEKQVLPLCEKLGIGFVPWGPLGTGFLTGKITPETTFNPENDLRASFPRFTPEAIKNNMPLVAMLNDIASNKGCSTVQIALAWLLAQKEWIVPIPGMDKIEYINDNIKSADVILSKKDLDEIDEKLSSIQIQGERLSENLLSISEE from the coding sequence ATGAAAATAAGAAGATTAGGAAACAGCGGTTTAACAGTGTCAGAAATCGGAATGGGGTGTATGAATCTTAGTTTTGGAACCGGAGAAGCAGCAAATATTAACGAAGGTATTCAGATAATCAGAGATGCCTATGACCAGGGAATAACCTTTTTTGATACCGCTGAAGCTTATGGACCATTCACCAATGAAGAACTTGTAGGAAAAGCATTGGAACCTATTAGGAAAAAAGTGGTAATTGCAACAAAGTTTGGTATGATATCAGAAAACGGAGGTTTAAACAGCCGGCCGGATCATATAAGAAAAGTAGTGGAAGCTTCTTTAAAAAGATTAAAAACAGATTATATAGACCTTTTATATCAACACAGGGTAGATCCTAATGTACCAATTGAAGACGTAGCAGGTACTGTAAAAGATTTGGTTCAGGAAGGAAAAGTCATCTATTTCGGCTTATCAGAAGCCGGAACGAATACGATTGAAAAAGCACATGCAGTTCACCCTGTTACAGCAGTACAGAATCAATATTCTATCTGGACTCGTGAGCCGGAAAAGCAAGTTTTGCCTTTATGTGAAAAATTAGGTATTGGTTTTGTTCCATGGGGACCTTTGGGAACGGGTTTTTTGACAGGTAAAATTACACCCGAAACTACATTTAATCCGGAAAATGACCTAAGAGCTTCCTTTCCCAGATTTACGCCAGAGGCTATTAAAAACAATATGCCATTAGTAGCTATGTTGAATGATATTGCTTCCAATAAAGGATGTTCTACCGTACAGATTGCTTTAGCTTGGCTATTAGCTCAAAAAGAATGGATAGTACCAATTCCGGGAATGGATAAAATAGAGTATATCAATGATAATATTAAATCTGCGGATGTAATATTAAGCAAAAAAGATTTGGATGAAATTGATGAAAAGCTGTCCTCAATACAAATACAAGGAGAGAGATTGTCTGAAAATTTGCTATCCATTTCAGAAGAATAA
- a CDS encoding helix-turn-helix domain-containing protein, producing MGEIVNLNSVDAYNKLRGIKTLHPLISVIDLSQAKSIPAQTYNFGLYAIYLKELNCGELKYGRSHYDYQEGTLVFVAPGQVMGIQPNTTKYEPKGWALIFHPELIKGTSLGKHIQNYSFFSYDVNEALHLSDKERQIVLDCMGNIQYEIEQSIDKHSKTLIASNIELFLNYCTRFYDRQFITRDNANKGILERFERVLNQYFESDKPLNIGLPSVGYCADELHLSANYFGDLIKKETGKSAQEYIHLKVIDLAKEKIFNVGKSISEVAYELGFKYPQHFTRLFKQKVGVSPNEYRNLN from the coding sequence ATGGGTGAAATAGTTAATTTAAACAGTGTAGATGCATATAATAAATTGAGAGGTATTAAAACCCTGCATCCGCTAATCAGCGTTATAGATTTATCTCAAGCTAAGTCTATTCCGGCTCAAACGTATAATTTCGGATTGTATGCCATATATCTGAAAGAACTTAATTGTGGAGAGCTGAAATATGGTAGAAGTCATTATGATTATCAGGAAGGAACTTTGGTTTTTGTTGCTCCGGGTCAGGTAATGGGTATACAACCTAACACTACTAAGTATGAGCCTAAGGGCTGGGCTTTGATTTTTCATCCGGAACTGATTAAAGGAACTTCTTTAGGAAAGCATATTCAAAATTATTCTTTCTTTTCTTATGATGTTAATGAAGCTTTACATCTTTCCGATAAAGAAAGGCAGATAGTATTGGATTGCATGGGAAATATTCAATATGAAATTGAACAGTCTATAGATAAGCACAGCAAGACATTAATAGCTTCTAATATTGAGCTATTCCTTAATTACTGTACCCGATTTTATGACAGGCAGTTTATTACCCGAGATAATGCTAATAAAGGAATTTTGGAAAGGTTTGAAAGAGTATTAAACCAATATTTTGAATCTGACAAACCTCTCAATATCGGATTACCCTCCGTAGGCTATTGTGCTGATGAGCTACACTTGTCTGCTAATTATTTTGGTGATCTGATAAAAAAAGAAACCGGAAAATCTGCACAGGAATATATACATCTTAAGGTTATTGATTTAGCTAAAGAAAAAATATTCAATGTGGGTAAATCTATCAGTGAAGTGGCTTATGAACTAGGCTTTAAGTACCCACAGCACTTTACCCGCTTATTTAAGCAAAAGGTCGGCGTGTCTCCTAATGAGTATCGAAATCTGAATTAA
- the pgeF gene encoding peptidoglycan editing factor PgeF: MNTISDKSFYTYSSFSGYKSLIHFTTTLWGGVSSGNYSSFNFGISSGDEPNNIEKNKKILSDKLKISVDQIFIPRLTHSNKVAVIDKSFLLDKNAKSLEILKGVDALVTNQKGICIGITTADCVPVLLYDPVNKTLGTVHAGWRGTVSNIAGETVKLMVEKFNCKPENILAAIGPSISIEHFEVGSEVVEEFVSANFNLSIISKINKESEKHHIDLWKANRFLLLEAGLLDSHIEISGICTYKDSERFFSARRQTLNSGRMLTGGVLL; the protein is encoded by the coding sequence ATGAATACAATTTCGGACAAAAGTTTTTATACATATTCCAGTTTCTCAGGGTATAAATCCCTGATACATTTTACAACTACGCTATGGGGCGGAGTAAGCTCAGGAAATTATTCCTCATTCAATTTTGGAATATCATCTGGAGATGAACCGAACAATATAGAAAAAAATAAAAAAATTCTATCCGATAAATTAAAAATTTCAGTAGATCAAATTTTTATACCGCGGCTTACTCATAGTAATAAGGTAGCAGTTATAGATAAAAGTTTTTTATTAGATAAAAATGCGAAATCTTTGGAAATTCTGAAGGGAGTTGACGCATTAGTAACTAATCAAAAAGGAATATGTATAGGAATTACTACTGCAGATTGTGTTCCTGTATTGCTATACGATCCTGTAAACAAAACGCTGGGTACTGTTCATGCAGGCTGGAGGGGTACAGTTTCCAATATAGCGGGAGAAACCGTGAAATTGATGGTCGAAAAATTTAATTGTAAACCGGAAAATATCCTAGCCGCTATAGGTCCGTCTATCTCTATAGAACATTTTGAAGTAGGCAGTGAAGTAGTTGAAGAATTTGTATCTGCAAATTTCAATCTGTCCATAATAAGTAAAATAAACAAAGAATCAGAAAAACATCATATAGATTTATGGAAAGCTAACCGTTTTCTACTTTTAGAAGCCGGACTTTTAGATTCACATATAGAAATATCCGGTATATGTACATACAAAGATTCAGAAAGGTTTTTTTCAGCCAGAAGACAGACATTAAACTCCGGAAGAATGCTTACGGGAGGAGTTTTGCTATAA